From one Dehalobacter sp. 12DCB1 genomic stretch:
- the yqfD gene encoding sporulation protein YqfD — MFGKFGRYLHGRVTIQAQGKNLAGFINEALKDRIEFYNGKKLPDSFLAEINAADFKRLRKAAKKAGIKIKIRNRYGFPFVALRWQKRKGLIFGVFIIIAALTVLSQYVFSISVEGNSRVSADQIIAEAGKAGLNKWVLKNSLDLDRMSKQVQESMPDLVWVTMEERGTNIKIRVVEKTLPQNVLFQGDLLAAKTGYVEDVIVIQGQALIAEGQLVTAGQVLIKASGGMTEYSFDVSGQNRAKQNATDAPAAKGFIRARVWYSADKIVSLEEDRIEKTENMTNGWGIKINNRVIMITNQDSPYSDSIQETCTYALPSWRNWRFPVELLKVHYEETQKVHVSRTAAEGRKLAETLAREELKQKLPSGVKVLQNKVRILSSKKGTEHVRVEVETFEDIAVYKK, encoded by the coding sequence GTGTTCGGAAAATTTGGCAGATACCTGCACGGAAGGGTAACCATTCAAGCGCAGGGCAAGAACTTAGCTGGATTTATCAATGAGGCGCTTAAAGACAGGATTGAATTCTATAATGGGAAAAAACTGCCGGACAGCTTTTTAGCCGAAATCAATGCTGCAGATTTCAAGCGTTTGCGCAAGGCAGCCAAAAAAGCAGGAATCAAAATCAAGATCCGAAACAGATATGGGTTCCCGTTTGTAGCGCTGCGCTGGCAAAAACGCAAGGGTCTGATTTTTGGTGTTTTTATCATCATTGCAGCACTCACGGTTCTTTCTCAGTATGTGTTTTCCATTAGTGTAGAAGGAAACAGTAGGGTGTCAGCGGATCAGATTATTGCTGAAGCAGGAAAAGCCGGCTTAAATAAATGGGTGCTGAAAAATTCCCTTGACCTTGATCGGATGAGTAAACAAGTTCAGGAGAGCATGCCTGACCTGGTCTGGGTGACGATGGAAGAGCGCGGAACAAATATCAAAATCAGAGTTGTCGAAAAAACCCTGCCGCAAAACGTTTTATTCCAGGGAGATCTCTTGGCAGCCAAAACAGGCTATGTGGAAGATGTGATCGTCATTCAGGGGCAGGCGCTGATTGCTGAAGGACAGCTGGTTACCGCCGGACAGGTTCTGATCAAGGCTTCGGGAGGAATGACGGAATACAGTTTTGATGTATCTGGACAGAACAGAGCCAAACAAAACGCGACGGATGCTCCGGCGGCCAAAGGCTTTATCAGGGCAAGGGTCTGGTACAGCGCAGACAAGATTGTTTCCCTGGAAGAAGATAGGATTGAAAAGACAGAAAATATGACCAATGGGTGGGGAATAAAAATAAATAACCGTGTAATAATGATAACAAATCAGGATAGCCCCTATTCCGATTCGATCCAAGAAACCTGCACATATGCATTGCCCAGTTGGAGGAATTGGCGTTTTCCTGTCGAATTGTTAAAGGTACATTATGAAGAAACCCAAAAAGTACATGTAAGCCGTACAGCAGCAGAAGGAAGGAAGCTTGCAGAGACTCTAGCCAGGGAGGAATTGAAACAAAAACTGCCTTCAGGGGTCAAAGTACTGCAGAATAAGGTTCGGATTCTTTCTTCTAAAAAAGGAACAGAACATGTCAGGGTTGAAGTTGAGACCTTTGAAGATATCGCGGTATATAAAAAATAA
- the mtaB gene encoding tRNA (N(6)-L-threonylcarbamoyladenosine(37)-C(2))-methylthiotransferase MtaB, whose amino-acid sequence MNNEDNRKITGSKESLKGLKVSFLTLGCKVNQTESEALSQLLSDEGYKTVQEADSADVIIINTCTVTGTGSMKSRKLIRKMVKDHPRAIIAVMGCYAQLSPDEVAGIDGVGLIMGTQDRSSLLQFLRDIQGERAAGASTKRPVESLKPLRKVKSFEESIKYEELPLIKNESRTRAMLKVQDGCSQFCTYCIVPYTRGPSRSRDPENVYLEARELLRAGYKEIVLTGIHIGAYGRDFADKNMNLGVLVSELVKLPGMKRLRLGSIEPMEFSLELLEIIAVNVEVCPHFHIPLQSGSDKILKKMNRPYTTEDYAALLKQIRARVPDAAIASDIMVGFPGETDQDYQDSLRFIESCEFSGIHVFPYSRRPGTPAADMPEQIPNPIKTTRVRELIQSGQKSRRKYEEKFIGKSLEVLLENVDQDGRARGHTRNYLELRVPSSLAENDLITCTVREEHLVSAPENAACQEINEAE is encoded by the coding sequence ATGAATAACGAAGATAATCGAAAAATAACCGGGAGTAAGGAAAGTCTGAAAGGCTTGAAGGTGAGCTTTCTAACGCTTGGCTGCAAGGTCAACCAGACCGAAAGCGAAGCGCTTTCTCAGCTGCTGTCCGATGAAGGCTATAAGACCGTCCAGGAGGCTGATTCTGCCGACGTGATCATTATTAATACCTGTACCGTAACTGGTACAGGGAGCATGAAATCCCGCAAGCTCATCCGCAAGATGGTCAAGGATCATCCGAGGGCAATCATCGCTGTCATGGGCTGCTATGCCCAGCTAAGTCCTGATGAGGTTGCAGGGATCGATGGAGTTGGTCTGATCATGGGAACTCAGGACCGGAGTTCCCTGCTTCAGTTTTTACGCGATATCCAGGGCGAACGTGCTGCCGGTGCTTCGACAAAGCGGCCGGTTGAATCTTTAAAACCTCTCCGAAAGGTCAAAAGCTTTGAGGAAAGCATAAAATATGAGGAGCTTCCGCTGATCAAAAATGAGAGCCGGACACGGGCCATGCTGAAGGTTCAGGATGGCTGCAGCCAGTTTTGTACATACTGCATCGTACCTTATACCAGGGGGCCGTCACGCAGCCGTGATCCTGAAAACGTCTACCTGGAGGCCCGGGAACTTCTGAGAGCAGGATACAAGGAAATTGTACTGACCGGTATTCATATCGGCGCCTATGGCAGGGACTTTGCCGATAAAAATATGAATCTGGGAGTTCTGGTCAGTGAACTGGTGAAGCTTCCGGGGATGAAGAGACTCCGGCTTGGTTCGATTGAACCGATGGAGTTTTCGCTGGAATTGTTGGAAATCATTGCTGTCAATGTGGAAGTATGTCCCCATTTCCATATTCCGCTTCAGAGCGGTTCTGACAAGATCCTGAAAAAAATGAACAGGCCCTATACGACAGAGGATTATGCTGCTTTGCTGAAGCAGATAAGGGCCAGAGTTCCAGATGCGGCAATCGCTTCCGATATTATGGTCGGCTTTCCTGGAGAAACAGATCAGGATTATCAGGACAGCCTGCGTTTTATTGAGAGCTGCGAATTTTCCGGTATTCATGTTTTCCCTTATTCCCGGAGACCCGGTACGCCCGCGGCGGATATGCCGGAGCAGATACCCAACCCAATTAAAACAACCAGGGTTAGGGAATTGATTCAGTCTGGTCAAAAGAGCCGCAGAAAATATGAGGAAAAGTTTATCGGAAAATCACTTGAAGTACTCTTGGAGAATGTAGATCAAGACGGAAGAGCCCGCGGACATACCCGAAATTATCTGGAACTTAGAGTTCCGTCCAGCCTGGCCGAGAACGATCTGATTACATGCACTGTCCGCGAGGAGCATTTGGTTTCAGCCCCAGAAAATGCTGCTTGCCAAGAAATTAATGAAGCTGAATAA
- a CDS encoding histidine triad nucleotide-binding protein produces the protein MDNCIFCKIVNKEIPSAIVFENEDILCFKDINPVAPVHILVIPKKHLTSLNDLTEDDMAVTGRIFVLIRQLAAEFGVAESGYRVVVNCGPDGGQEVGHLHYHLIGGKPLGKKIG, from the coding sequence ATGGACAATTGCATTTTTTGCAAAATCGTGAACAAGGAAATTCCTTCAGCGATTGTCTTTGAAAATGAAGATATCCTGTGCTTTAAGGATATTAATCCCGTGGCGCCTGTTCACATTCTGGTTATTCCGAAAAAGCACCTAACCAGTCTGAATGATCTGACAGAAGATGACATGGCTGTGACCGGCAGGATTTTTGTCCTGATCAGGCAGCTCGCAGCAGAATTCGGGGTTGCCGAATCAGGCTACAGAGTCGTTGTGAACTGCGGACCTGATGGAGGTCAGGAGGTTGGACATCTGCACTATCATCTGATCGGCGGCAAGCCGCTGGGCAAGAAAATCGGCTAA
- a CDS encoding PhoH family protein → MRNESKLNLKDKEEALNLFGLEDVNLRFLEERLGCQIVFRSEEMTISGEEQQVKLAEAVLKQLLDLIRKGNTLTLADVTYVVSQVEEGSVKDMAQNLTHIIATTQRGRPIKPKTLGQAKYVKAIAKDSLVFGIGPAGTGKTYLAVVMAVKALRAKEVNRIVLTRPAVEAGEKLGFLPGDLQEKVNPYLRPLYDALYDLLGPETTARYIEKGTIEIAPLAYMRGRTLDDSFIILDEAQNTSPEQMKMFLTRLGFASKAVVTGDITQVDLPRGNYSGLIEVQHILKGIGDISFHYFTLDDIVRNPLVQSIIHAYDAQDKKEDKQSGKD, encoded by the coding sequence TTGCGTAATGAATCGAAACTAAATCTGAAAGATAAAGAAGAAGCATTAAACCTGTTTGGCCTTGAGGACGTCAACTTAAGATTTCTGGAAGAGCGTCTCGGCTGTCAGATTGTTTTTCGCAGTGAAGAGATGACGATTTCAGGTGAAGAACAACAGGTCAAGCTTGCCGAAGCAGTTCTCAAACAGCTTCTGGACTTAATTAGGAAAGGCAATACACTGACCCTGGCAGACGTAACCTACGTTGTTTCCCAGGTGGAAGAGGGCAGCGTGAAGGATATGGCTCAAAACCTCACCCATATCATAGCGACGACACAAAGGGGCCGTCCGATCAAACCCAAGACGCTTGGACAGGCCAAGTATGTTAAGGCCATTGCTAAGGATTCACTTGTCTTTGGCATCGGACCCGCCGGGACAGGAAAGACCTATCTGGCGGTGGTCATGGCGGTCAAGGCGCTGAGGGCCAAAGAAGTGAACAGGATTGTTCTCACCCGGCCTGCGGTGGAAGCCGGAGAAAAACTTGGTTTTTTGCCCGGGGATTTGCAGGAGAAGGTCAATCCGTACCTCAGACCGCTCTATGATGCGCTCTATGATCTTCTAGGACCGGAAACGACCGCACGGTATATTGAGAAAGGCACGATTGAGATTGCTCCATTGGCCTATATGCGGGGGCGTACGCTAGACGATTCATTTATTATTCTCGATGAGGCCCAAAATACATCCCCGGAGCAAATGAAAATGTTTCTGACCAGGCTCGGATTTGCCTCCAAAGCAGTGGTTACCGGCGACATCACCCAGGTTGACCTTCCCCGCGGCAATTATTCAGGGCTGATTGAAGTACAACATATCCTGAAAGGTATCGGAGACATTTCCTTCCATTACTTTACTTTGGACGATATTGTACGCAACCCGCTTGTACAAAGCATTATTCACGCTTACGATGCGCAAGATAAAAAAGAGGACAAGCAGTCCGGTAAGGATTGA
- a CDS encoding YabP/YqfC family sporulation protein — MSNEKLPLISGSFFNGKLTVYAMYLNGSSAVAHSICSFVSLCSPLISWSPANCLDYSLLLMHRHAMKGVVSVLKRLQKHAGEILEFPTDVLDNGPKITIIGRSEIIIEYFDEVVGFSDQEITLRTSEGKLCLNGDKFILTAVQDHEISIRGRLTGLSFGEG; from the coding sequence ATGAGTAATGAAAAACTGCCGCTAATAAGCGGCAGTTTTTTTAATGGTAAACTTACGGTTTACGCCATGTACCTGAATGGCTCTTCGGCTGTTGCGCATTCAATCTGTTCTTTCGTTTCCCTCTGTTCTCCGCTGATCTCCTGGTCTCCAGCTAACTGCTTGGACTATTCTCTGCTCCTGATGCATAGACATGCTATGAAGGGAGTGGTAAGCGTGCTGAAAAGGCTTCAAAAACATGCCGGTGAGATCCTGGAATTTCCGACGGATGTCCTGGATAACGGACCTAAAATAACCATTATTGGACGCAGTGAGATCATCATAGAATATTTTGATGAAGTGGTCGGATTTTCGGATCAGGAAATTACTTTGCGGACTTCCGAGGGCAAACTCTGCCTTAACGGAGATAAATTCATCCTTACCGCTGTACAGGATCATGAGATTAGTATCCGCGGCCGGTTAACCGGACTAAGCTTTGGGGAGGGCTGA
- the rpsU gene encoding 30S ribosomal protein S21, whose translation MSEVRVGKNESLDSALRRFKRNCQRSGVLSEARKHEHYEKPSVKRKKKSEAARKRKFK comes from the coding sequence ATGAGTGAAGTCAGAGTCGGTAAAAATGAATCCCTGGATTCCGCACTCCGCCGGTTCAAGCGAAACTGTCAACGTTCTGGGGTATTATCGGAAGCTCGCAAACACGAGCATTACGAGAAGCCAAGCGTTAAGAGAAAAAAGAAATCTGAGGCTGCGCGGAAACGTAAATTCAAATAA
- a CDS encoding GatB/YqeY domain-containing protein has product MSLKDRLVEDMKTAMKAKEEGKVRLSVIRMVRAAIKNAEIDKKMEFNDDNQVIEVLARELKMRRDAMEQFANANRPDKVQELEEEVDVLMEYLPQQLTEGEIREIAKEIIAETGAQGPKDLGKVMGIITPKTKGRAEGKLVNQVVRELLGS; this is encoded by the coding sequence TTGTCCCTGAAGGATCGTCTGGTTGAGGATATGAAGACAGCTATGAAGGCCAAAGAGGAGGGGAAGGTCAGACTTTCTGTTATCCGAATGGTACGGGCTGCCATCAAAAACGCTGAGATAGACAAGAAAATGGAGTTTAACGATGATAATCAGGTTATCGAGGTTCTTGCCCGCGAGTTAAAAATGCGGCGGGATGCGATGGAACAGTTTGCTAATGCGAACAGGCCCGACAAAGTTCAGGAACTTGAAGAGGAAGTCGACGTCCTGATGGAATACTTACCTCAGCAGCTCACTGAAGGGGAAATCCGCGAAATAGCTAAGGAAATCATCGCTGAAACCGGTGCCCAAGGTCCCAAAGATTTGGGAAAAGTCATGGGAATTATTACGCCGAAGACAAAAGGAAGAGCCGAAGGGAAGCTTGTGAATCAAGTCGTGAGAGAACTCTTGGGTTCCTAA